A window of the Oryza brachyantha chromosome 5, ObraRS2, whole genome shotgun sequence genome harbors these coding sequences:
- the LOC102702755 gene encoding bidirectional sugar transporter SWEET3a — translation MFLDIRFIVGIIGSIACMLLYAAPILTFKRVIKKASVEEYSCVPYILALFSCLTYSWYGFPVVSYGWENLTVCSISLLGVLFESTFISIYVWFAPRGKKKQVMLMASLVLAVFGMTVFLSSFSIHNQHTRKVFVGSIGLVSSISMYGSPLVAVKQVIRTKSVDFMPFYLSLFTFLTSLTWMAYGVLGRDPFIVTPNCIGSIMGILQLVVYCIYSKGKEAPKVLHDIDQNNVMKVPASHVDTNRHNP, via the exons ATGTTTCTTGACATACGTTTTATCGTGGGAATCATAG GATCTATAGCTTGCATGCTCCTCTATGCAGCACCAAT ATTGACATTTAAAAGAGTGATAAAGAAGGCCAGTGTAGAGGAATACTCGTGCGTACCGTACATTTTAGCTTTGTTCAGCTGCCTCACATACAGTTGGTACGGATTTCCTGTGGTGAGCTATGGGTGGGAGAACTTGACAGTCTGCAGCATCAGCTTACTTGGGGTGCTATTTGAAAGCACCTTCATCAGCATATATGTATGGTTTGCTCCAAGAGGGAAAAAA AAGCAAGTCATGCTGATGGCATCTCTGGTTCTAGCAGTCTTTGGCATGACTGTATTTCTATCAAGCTTTTCAATACACAACCAGCACACACGTAAAGTATTTGTTGGTAGTATTGGTCTAGTGTCTTCCATATCAATGTACGGCTCTCCGCTGGTAGCTGTG AAACAAGTTATCAGGACAAAAAGTGTTGACTTCATGCCTTTCTATTTGTCATTGTTTACGTTCTTGACAAGTTTAACCTGGATGGCATATGGAGTCCTAGGAAGGGATCCTTTTATCGTG ACCCCAAACTGCATCGGCAGTATAATGGGTATACTTCAGCTGGTTGTGTACTGTATTTACAGCAAAGGCAAGGAAGCACCCAAGGTGCTTCATGATATTGATCAAAATAATGTAATGAAAGTCCCAGCAAGTCATGTGGACACAAACAGGCACAATCCCTGA